The proteins below come from a single Phocoena sinus isolate mPhoSin1 chromosome 2, mPhoSin1.pri, whole genome shotgun sequence genomic window:
- the BLOC1S6 gene encoding biogenesis of lysosome-related organelles complex 1 subunit 6 isoform X1, with the protein MSVPGPPSLDGVLAGPPDGLEAGGPTPGLSDTSPDEGLIEDLTIEDKAVEQLAEGLLSHYLPDLQRSKQALQELTQNQVVLLDTLEQEISKFKECHSMLDINALFTEAKHYHAKLVNIRKEMLMLHEKTSKLKKRALKLQQKRQKEELEREQQREKEFEREKQLTAKPAKRM; encoded by the exons ATGAGTGTCCCTGGGCCGCCTTCCCTGGATGGGGTCCTGGCAGGGCCACCCGACGGCCTGGAGGCCGGGGGCCCGACGCCGG GTTTAAGTGACACTTCTCCAGATGAAGGGTTAATAGAGGACTTGACCATAGAAGACaaagctgtggagcaactggcAGAAGGCTTGCTTTCTCACTACTTGCCAGATCTGCAGAGATCAAAACAAGCTCTCCAGGAACTCAC ACAGAACCAAGTTGTATTATTAGACACACTGGAACAAGagatttcaaaatttaaagaatGTCATTCTATGTTGGATATTAATGCTTTG TTCACTGAAGCTAAACACTATCATGCCAAGTTGGTGAATATAAGAAAGGAGATGCTGATGCTTCATGAAAAGACATCAAAGTTAAAA AAAAGAGCACTTAAACTGCAGCAGAAGAGGCAAAAAGAAGAGTTGGAAAGGGAGCAGCAACGGGAGAaggaatttgaaagagaaaagcagttaACTGCCAAACCAGCTAAAAGGATGTGA